TTATCAGTATTATCTGATTCAGGATGAAAATAATAATTCTTATGAGGGTTTTATAGGCTATGAGCTCAATTATGAAGAAAATACAACCAAGCTGCATCGCATTTATCTCGTACCGGAAAGCAAAGGAAAAGGATTTGGAAAAGGAGCTTTACAGTTTTTGAATGAAAAAGCTTCCGAAAACGGAAACCGCAGAATTATTTTAAATGTCAATAAATATAATGCAGCCAGAAACTTCTACGAATCGCAGGGGTACAGCGTATATGATGAAGGGGTTTTTGATATTGGAGGCGGATTTGTGATGGATGATTACCTTATGGAATTTCTAATTCACATGTAATTGACTTATAATCTTGTAACTTTATCCTGTAATTCTATAACAAGTGATTTCTTTTTTTGATTCATCTTTGCTTCAGAACCAAATCACTTACAATAATACATTCATATGCTTGGTTTTTAGCTTAATCGGCTTTTTATCAGTATATTTTTTTCATCCTTAGTGTTTAAATTCCTGTATTCTCAAATACAGGAATTTTTTTGTGTTCATATTATGTTAAAAAAAAATTTCTATTTCACTTTTAATTGAAATAAATCATTATATTTACTAAAAATTTGGCTTATTTATACTAGGATGAAAATGTACGTTAAATTTGATTTCAATGCCCTTTGCAAAAAGGTATTGGACGAGAAACTCAAGGAGCACGGGTTGAAATACCGGTTGCTGAATTTCGGTGAAGTGGAATTCTATGAACCTTTTACACAGGAACAGCATAATCTTTTTAAGAAGAATCTTGGAGATTATGGGATAGAAATCATAGAAAGCCAAAAAACCGCTTTGGTTCAGAAAATAAAAGATGCCATTGTAGAACTTGTCTTTTCTGATGAGATCATTCCCGTGAAAGCTTCTATTTATATTTCTGAGAAACTGAATCACAGCTATGGATACCTTTCTAATCTGTTTTCAGAAGTTGCTTATACCTCTATAGAGAATTTTGTTATTCTTCAAAAAATAGAGCATGCGAAAGCATTGATTATAAGGAACAAGCAGAGCCTTACAGAGATCGCTCATAAACTGAATTATTCAAGTGTGGCACATTTAAGCACTCAATTTAAAAATACAACAGGAATCACTCCATCCCAGTTTCAAAAAATAATAGGAAGAAGAAGAAAAGCACAAAGCACAGCTATTAACCCTAAAATGCAGTATGAATAAAGAATTTCTGAACGTAATAGTAGCAGATAACGATGAAAACACTTTAATTTTTTTTAAAAATATATTAAAAGAGCTAAAAGTCTCTATAAAAGTTCAGTGCTTCAGCAACGGAAACAGTTTGATGGAATATTTGAATAATGATGATGCTGTAGTTCCGGAGATCGTTTTTATGAGATACACACTTCCCGGAAAAGATAGTATGGAATGCCTGGATGAAATGGGCTTGAATTTAAAGTTTAGCAACATGGTAAAAGCGGTATTTTCTGACCCGATCCCGGAAATAGAAATTGAAGATATCTTTGTGAAAGGAGCTAATATTTATATGAGAAAACCGGAGTCTTTTGAGACATTTAAGAAGGTGCTTACTGACATTATTACGATTAATTGGCAGTATTATACCTCAGGACTTAATAAAGAAAACTTCATCCTAAAAGTGTGATTATTAGAGACTTTTTTTGTTTTTTTTAAATAAAAATAAGGTTGTATTTGTTACATGCTATTCACAGATAGGTGATAATTTTATAACTAATAGTTAAAATAATATAAAATAGAATTCAATTAATAGTGTGACATTTGTAAAAGTAAACTCAGCGACACAAATTTAACTATATAGAAAGAAGATACAGGTGAATGAGAAGTAATTGTTTCTAAAAAAATAAGATTATATAAATCACGATGTTAGTTAACAAAATGAATTATGTTAATTTCCAATTTTAAAGCATAGAAGATCTTTAAACAAAACGGTACAATCATGAAAACTCAAAGCAGGTGGAGGTATTTTTATTCGTTTCATTCCCTCATCTCCATCTGACCACAGTTAGTTTTTATAATAAGCAAGTTGGAAAAATAATTCATTTTGTTTTTTATAATTTATTTTAATAGTTTATGGTTTAGCATATTCAAATCATATAAATATTTTCACACCACATCACAAAATATTAAGCCTGAACTATTAAAATAAATTTTTAAAACAGATCAAAAGTAATTTCTTCTAAATAACAGTTTTATAAGGGGACCGCAGGGAAATTTTTCTGCGGTTTTTTTTATGATATTTTACTCCACTTATTTTTTCCTTTGTAATATCTTATATAGTAATTTTTGATAACCATATTATCAGGTCTGGACAGTATTGGATCGGCTTCCAGAATTCTTTCTACCGTGTTTTTTGTTGTTTTAATGATTGCTGAATCATTAATAAGATCAAGCCTTTTAAAATCTACCACACCACTTTGCTGTGTTCCCAGAATATCTCCGGGACCACGGAGCTGCATATCCACTTCAGAAATCTTAAAGCCATCATTGGTTTCCGTCATTGTCTTGATGCGGGTTCTGCTTTCCTTAGATAATTTATCAGAAGTCATCAGGATGCAGTAGCTTTGCTCAGCACCCCTTCCTACACGTCCTCTGAGCTGGTGGAGTTGTGAAAGACCAAATCTTTCAGAGCTTTCAATAACCATGACAGAAGCATTGGGAACGTTCACTCCAACTTCAATAACTGTAGTGGCAACCATAATTTCAGCTTTTCCGGAAGCAAAATAAGCCATTGCTGCATCTTTTTCGTCCGGTTTCATTTTCCCGTGAAGCATCGTCACACTATAGTCGGAGAAATAATCCATAACGTGCTCCAGTCCCTCCATCAGATTTTTATAATCTAAAGTTTCGGACTCTTCAATAAGAGGATATACAAAATAAGCCTGTCTCCCTTTTTTTATTTCATCTTTACAGAAATTGTAAACATACAGTCTGTCTTTTTCACGTCTGTGAGCCGTGATGATAGGTTTTCTTCCCACCGGCATCTCATCAATAACAGAAACATCGAGATCAGAATAAAAACTCATTGCCAATGTCCTCGGAATAGGAGTGGCTGTCATCACCAGGATATGTGGAGGAATTTTATTTTTAGCCCAAAGTTTAGCCCGTTGAGCAACCCCAAATCGATGCTGCTCATCAATAATAGCTAAGCCAAGGTTTTTAAATTTAACTTTATCCTCTAATACAGCATGGGTACCCACTAAGATAGAAAGACTGCCATTTTCAAGCTCTTCATGAATTACTCTTCTCGCTGCAGCTTTGGTTGAGCCTGTAAGCAACCGTACATTGATGTCCGTTCTTTCCAGCAATTCTTTAATCCCATTATAATGCTGCTGGGCAAGAATCTCTGTAGGAGCCATTATACAGCTCTGAAAACCATTGTCCATGGCGATAAGCATTGTAAGCAGGGCTACCATTGTTTTTCCTGAACCTACATCTCCTTGCAAAAGCCTGTTCATCTGAATAGGCCTTTTCATATCCATTCGGATTTCCTTTAAAACCCTTTTCTGAGCATTGGTAAGCTCAAAAGGAAGTTCGTTTTCATAAAAATTATTGAAATGATCGCCAATTATAGGGAAAGGGTTACCATAAGACTGAGTTTTATGATGAAGCTTTTTTAAGCCATAGCCCAGTTGGAAAAAAAATGACTCTTCAAATTTTAAGCGGTAATCTGCTTTGTCAAAATGCTCCATATCTTTTGGAAAATGGACATTGAGGAAAGCATGTGGCCTGGACATGAACTTGAAGGTTTTCATCATGTAATCAGGGAAATTTTCCTCAATGAGGTTTGGGATTTCCTTACAGATATTTCTTAGAGCATTCTGAAAGAATCTTTGATTGAGTCCTCTTTTGGTTAGTTTTTCAGAACTTGGATAAATAGGTTTCAGACGGGTATCCCCCTCTTTATTTTCTTCTGCTTCTATTTCCGGATGAGGCATAGAAAACTGACGGTTGAAAACATTGATCTTTCCAAAAATATAAACTTCCCGGTTTATAGGGAGCTGTTCCTTCAGCCATTTTGAATACTGAAACCATACCAGATCTAAACTGCCGGTTTCATCATTGAATTTGGCTGACAGTCTTTTGGTTTTTCCGGTCTGGATTTCCTGTACCTGTGTTATTTTTCCCTTTAATTGTATTTCCTGGGCACTTTCTTCTTTAAGCTGGGAGACTGTATAGAGTTTGCTTTTATCCAGATAGCGGATAGGATAGAAGTTAAGCATATCTTCTACTGTGGATAGGCCCAACACACTTTTGATGAGTTTAGCTCTTTCCGGACCTATTCCTTTTACGTATTCTATGGAGGTTTCTAATGTCATTTGAAAAACGAGCCCTAATTTCGGTAAAATAGCTGGAATTTGAAATTTTTATTTCTGGAAAATTATTTTTTTTTGGATATAGTAAAGGCTTTCAGAATATGAAAGCCTTTGTATTAATTTAATCTTTGATTTTAGATTTGAATTTTTTCTGGTAATCTTCCCATTGCTCTCTGGTTCGGATCTTTTTAAATAAATCCTTGGAGATAAGTTCCAGGTAAGGCTCCAGTTCTTTTGCTGAAAGTTCTCCCTGAAGAATGGTGATCGGATCACCGTTTTCATCCAGAAAAACTGTACTTGGAACAGCTCCTACATTCATATACTGGGTAAACTCATGCAGTGCATTCTTTCCTTTTTTATGTTCTGTATTAGGATTGGAAAATGTTCTTCCAAAAATCTCAATTGCTTTTTTTTCTTCAGCATTAAATTTTACAGGATAGTAATTGTCATTTAAAATCTGGGCAATCACGTGATGTCCATATGTTTTTTTGTCCATGATCTTGCATGGACCGCACCAGTCTGCATAAAAATCGATGAGGATTTTTTTTGGATTTTCTTTCTGAGCCTTTAATGCTTCTTCAATAGTCATCCATTTAACCTGTGCAAAACTGAAATTTAGTAATAACAAAAGTACTATGCTTAAAACTTTCTTCATATTGTGATTTTATGTAAAAATAAGCATAATTACTTATTTTATTATTTTACATCCTGCATTAATTTTTTCACGTACGGAGATATCAAAATTAATACCACTCCGGCAATTACAGCGTATAATCCCAATTGTTTATATCCATCAGTATAAGTGATCAATTCATCATAGTTGGTAGAACCTTCTTTTGCCGTAGCAAGACTGGCCCCAATGATCCCTGCCACATACTGTCCATAAGCGGAAGCAAGGAACCACATTCCCATCATCATTCCCTGAAGATTCTTAGTGGAAAGTTTGGTCATGATAGATAATCCGATAGGAGAGAGGCATAGCTCACCCAAAGTGATGATTAATAGTGCTATGGTAAAGAAATTCAATGAAGTAATCCCCTGAAGGTCGGCAAATAGGCGGGTTGCAAATAAAACATAATATCCTAATCCCAGAAAGATAAATCCTAATCCGAATTTGATAATGGTATTCGGTTCTATTTTTCTTTTATTCAGCCAGATCCATAGAAGCCCGATAAGTGGAGCTAAGAAAATAATGAAAAATGCACCTCCTGAATTATTAACACCGTTCGGGTCTAGGCCAAAAAGATCTTTATTTAGGTTTTTAGCAGCGAAAATACTTAAAGAACCGCCACTTTGTTCATAAATTCCCCAGAATACGATGGAGAATATAATGAAAACCAATGCCGCCCAAAGTTTCTTACGCTCTGATGCAGTCACTTTGGACATTTCGTAGAATAAATAAATTAAGGTCAATGGCCCGATAGTCCACATAAAATAATCGGTATATTCTGTTTTGGCTACCATTGTCATGATAATAGGTACAAACACCAGAGACAGAACATAAACTCCATATTCCTGCCATTTTGGAATGGGTGCTGCTTTGGTTTCTGCTAAAGGATGTCCAGGCTGTAACCCAATAGTTCCCAGCCTTCTTTGCGTGAATATAAAGTTAATAAGGCTTACCACCATCACTATTGCAGCCAATCCAAAAGCAATATGCCATCTCATTTCTTCTGCGATAATTTTATTAAGGAATTCTCCTTTACCAATGGCAATACATAAATAACCTCCTAGTAACGCGCCCAGGTTAATTCCTGCATAGAAAAGGGAAAAACCAGCATCAGCTCTGGAATCATTAGGTTTATAAAGCTGGCCAACCATTGATGAAATATTAGGCTTAAAGAAACCTGTTCCTACAACGGTAAATGAAATTCCCAGAAAAAAGAATTTATGAGGATCTGTGGCAAGAATTAAACTTCCTACAATCATCAGAAGACCTCCCCAGAACAGGGATTTTCTGAATCCTAAAATTTTATCTGCAAAAAGACCTCCTATGAAAGTAAATGCATAAACAAAAGCCTGTGTGGCTCCATACTGAAGGTTAGCTTCTTTTTCATGGAAATTAAGCTGTGAGATCATAAAGAAAACCAGCATTCCACGCATTCCGTAGAAACAGAAGCGTTCCCACATTTCAGAGAAAAATAGACTCCAGATCTGCCTAGGGTATTTTCCTTTGAAATTTTGTATTTCATCTAAAGTTAAGCTCATAATGATATATGATTGTTTTAATTAGGGTTTTTATCTTTCTGATCCAGTTCAAAACGGATTCTGTCCTGGTCAATAATTTGTTTTAATTCTTCTTCTTTTGGGAGGTACAGCAGGTATTTGCTTGCAAATAAATTGTTTTTTATCATTCAAGACAGAATATTTTACAATAGTTTCATCTTTTTCTGAACATAATAAAATTCCAATGGTTGGGTTATCCGCTTCACCACGTTTCAGATCATCATACATTTTTACATACATATCAATTTGTCCAATATCCTGATGCGAAAGTTTCCCGGTTTTTAGATCGATGATGATAAAGCATTTCAATATGTAATTATAAAAGATAAGACCACTATAGAATTCTGAGGTGTCCGTTGAAATATGTTGTTGTTTGGCTACGAATGCAAACCCTTTTCCAAGTTCCAGTAAAAACTTTTGAATATGATTGATGATGGCTGTTTCAATTTCTTTTTCTGAAAACTGTTCATCAGCTTTTAATCCTAGAAACTCAAAAATATAAGGATCTTTTAAAACACTGTGAATACTTTCTGTGGAAGATCTTTTATGTTCTAAAACCCCCTCGTAAGCTAGAGAATTAATCTGTCTTTTCAAATCTCTGTAGTTCCAGTTATTTTGAACGGATTCATTGATGTAATAATTTATTTTTTCAGCATTGTCAAGCCTAATCAATAATCTATAATGAGTCCAACTCAATTCGTGACGCAATGCGTCACATATTGGAAATGCATGATAAAAGGAGCGCATATTTCTTAAGTTACTTTCATCAAAACCTTTTCCAAATTCTAAAGTAAGTTTTTGAGAAAGATTCTTTAGAATATATTTTCCATATTCTGCGCGTTCTTTTCCCTCTTGTTCATCTTCAACAATCAATTTTCCGATCTGCCAATAGGTGAGTAGTAGAGTAGAATTCGCAATTCGAAAAACTTTTTCGCGCGACTGTCTAATAATTTCCTTTACGGATTGGAATAAAGAATCTTCGGAAATTTCCATCGTACGAAAATAAAAAAAACCTCTGACTTAGCAGAGGTTTTATTATATTTTGTTGATACAATTAGTTTACACCATGCATCATCTTCTTTAAGATAGGTGAAATTAAACCTAAAATGACAGCTGCGATACCACAAAGTACAACAAATACCATGAAGAATTCAAATAGATTATGGATCTCAAATCCTGCAAATGTAGGATTGTGTAATGGTAACTGAGCTTTATCAAAAGCTGCCACCTGATCCGCAGTCAGGGTTACTTTTTTATCTAAAACATCCTGAAGATTGACTCCCATTTCCTGTGCTTTTGTGAATTTATCACCTGTTGCAGGGATCAAAGCTCCCAATGAACCTGCTAAGGCATACCCTGCAGCATTAGAAATAAAGAAAACACCGTATAATAATGAAGCGAATCTTTTTGGAGCCAGTTTACCAACTAATGATAAACCAATTGGAGAAAGACAAAGCTCACCACATGTCTGAATGAAATATAATAACATTAGCCATTTGATCGCTAATAGACCAGAGTTTCCTAGATCTTTCACGTTATGGGCAATGATAAAATAAGAAAGCGCGATTAATGCTAATCCCATTGCCTGCTTGAACGGAGACACCGGTTCTTTGCCTTTTGTTCTTAATTTATCCCATGCTAAACTGAAAGGAACAGCCAATAGAACCACGAAAATTCCATTAAAAATCTGAACCATTGAAGGTGGCATATTCCATCCGAAGATATTTCTGTCAGTTTGGTTATCTGCGATAAATGTTAATGAAGATCCTGCCTGTTCGAAAGCTGCCCAGAAGAAAATGATAAAGAATGATACAATATAAATTACCCAGATTCTCTGTCTTTCAATTTTGTTTTCAGCAGAACTCATGATAAGAAAGGCAAGGGAAATACCAGCTGCATAAATAAAAGGATAAATAATTCCTTTGATTAACTGGCCCATTTCTACTGCTTTGAATCCGAATTCTCCTACCAACAGATATCTGAAAGCGAAGAACAGAATGACAAATATTACTCCGGTAATACCTAGAGATATTCCTGAGAATTTTGCTGTTTGTGTTTCTCCTTCTTCAAAGTCTGCACTGGTATTATTTTTTGGTAATCCTCCGATAGGTCTTCCTTCCGGTGTTACTACATATTTGTTTTTAAGGATAAAGAACGTTACAGTTCCAATTACCATTGCAATAGAAGCTGCTAAGAATCCCCATTTGAAAGCAAAAATATCTCTTACTCCAGTGGCTGCATCCTTTACATCACCTACGTAAGGGCAGATAAACTGACCTAAAAATGCTCCGATGTTAATCCCCATATAGAAAATGGTAAAAGCAGAATCCAGTTTAGACTTTTCCTGCTTTGGATAAAGACTTCCCACCATTGAAGAAATATTCGGTTTGAAGAATCCATTACCAAAGATAATAACGAATAAAGCCAGCCACATAATAAGTTTAGCACTTCCTATGTCAGCAGAAAAAGTTGAAGCACTGATAAATAACAAAAACTGCCCAATAGCCATTAGTGATCCACCAATGATAATTGCATATCTGTTTCCGATATATTTATCAGCAATAAAACCTCCCAAAAGAGGTGTTAAATAACATAAAGCTAGAAATCCACCATAGATGATTGCTGCATCAGCTTCTTTTATTAATAAGGAATTTACCATAAAGAGCGTTAAAAGTGCTCTCATCCCATAAAAGTTGAAACGCTCCCACATTTCTGTTCCGAAAAGAACCCATAATCCTTTAGGGTGCCTGGAACTCTTATTCTCTACAAATTCATCCGGTTTCGGACTCAATGCTTCAATATTATCCATTTCTATTGTTAATTTTTGTTAAGACTGACAAATATAGTTTATTTTGGGTTTTTGGCAAGGTTTTAATTTTATTTTTAAATAAAAAAGCTGCGAGGTACTCCCGCAGCTTGCTAATCTTTATAATATCAAGGATTAATGTCCTTTTTCTCTCATGATTTTATTCAATCTTTTTAACATAGAAAGTCCTAAAAGTGTCGCGAATATTAACAAAGCGAAGTTCACCAGGAAGTAATTGGTCTTGTTTTCATAATTGTACCATGTACTTGCAAGAATTCCGGAAAGCTTATTTCCCACAGAGTTGGCAAGGAAGAATCCTCCCATCATCAAAGCTGTAATTCTTGCAGGAGAAAGCTTGGAAACAAAAGAAAGCCCCATTGGAGACAGGCACAATTCTCCGATGGTAATCACTCCATAACTGGCAACAAGCCATAAAGGAGATACTTTTACAGCTCCGTTATCTCCAGCCATGACAGCTAAAACCATCACCAGACATGAAAGTCCGGAAATAAATAATCCCAAAACAATCTTGGTAGGCGTCAATGGTTCTTTACCTTTTCTTCTCAGCAGAGCCCAGAATCCGACGATAACCGGGGTAAGTGCAATCACCCAGAATGGATTGATAGACTGGAATAGTTCCGTATTGTACAGATAAACCTTATTTTCAGGATTTTTCTCAAGGGCAGCACGCTGTTCTGGAGAAATGTTTTTAAAATAAACATCTTTGCCTATTTCTTTTTTTGTTTCTCCGTTGTCGTCCTTTTGAGATCTGAACTGATTGTCATATACCGGAACTTCTTTATTTTCGTATCCTTTCCCTTCCACCATATAGATTCCCTCCAACGGCTTTTCAAGGGCAGCAGGGACACTTCTGTCTGTATAATAATTGGCCCATCTTGTCAATGCTGTACCGTTTTGTTTGAAAACAGCCCAAAAGAACATACTGATCAGGAATACAGAAAGTAATGCTCCGATTGAAGATTTCTCTTCCGGCTTGGCTTTAAAATAAAGTGAAGCATAGAAATAAATAACGGGTATGCAGGCAAAAATGAATGCATCTGTACTGTCGCTTCCGAATATATTATTAGGGATAAACCAGCCTAATGCTCCTGCAATGATAGCAGGAACGAATACTTTAAGCATGATTTCAGATAGTTTTGTATCACCTTCCTGTACAGGTTTCATCTGTGCAGCGTGGATGTAATGCTTTCTTCCGATGGTGAAAATAACCATCCCGATCAGCATCCCGACTCCCGCAGTGATGAAAGCCTCACCCCAACCGAATTTATTACGCATGAAAGCAGCAATAATATTACAGATAAATGCCCCGATATTGATTCCCATATAGAAAATATTATATCCGGAATCTTTATTGGCTTTATAAGGTTCTTCAGAATAAAGATTCCCTAGTAGAGTAGATATAGTAGGTTTAAAGAATCCATTTCCTATAATAATTAATGCCAGAGAGCTATAAAATAAAGGTAAATCTTTAAAGACACCCATTCCTATATATCCTGCGGCCATTAGAAAACCTCCAAGATAAATAGATTTAATGTACCCTAAAACGCGGTCTGCTAAAAATCCACCAATGAAAGGGGTAAGATAAGTCAGAGCAATATAAGTTCCGAAAATATCATCAGCAGTTTTGTCCGGAAGTCCAAGCCCGCCTTTCATACCAGTAGGCTCAATAACATACAGAACAAAGATTCCAAGAATCAGGTAGTACCCGAAACGCTCCCACATTTCTGTAAAAAAGAGAAAGGGCAGCCCTTTAGGATGTTTAGTCTTCATATATTCAATTTTCAAATTTCCCAAAAATAAGTTTTTAATTTTAATTGATAAAATAAATAATGAAGACGTAAACGATTAATGAAATAAATATAATTCGCCATTTAAAATTATGAACGAATAAAGAGCAAAGTTTCTTTAATCAAAAATCCCTTTCAAATTTTTGAGAGGGAAATGATTTGTTCATGAAAGAGAATTAATTGTGAACTAAAAATCATTATGTGATCATAAAGAGCGAAAAAATTACAGAGGATTATCAATGGGTTTCGTTAGAAAATTCTATTTCCAGAGCAATTCCCTTTAATCAGGCCAAGCTGGATAAATTGAAACTGGAATTATATGATAGCCCTTTTAAATATATAATGAATGGACGGCTTGCCTTACCTGAAGGAAAAAAATTAGAACTTGAAGACGGAACCATTCTCACCAAAGAACAGTTGAAACCAGCTGAAGCCAACGAAAGAAAAAAAATAAAGTCTTTTAATAATCCAATAGAACTGGATAAAGCTGTAAAATATCCTTAGCAAAAAAACCTTTCAAAAGTTTGAAAGGTTTTTTTGTTATAAGTAATATGTTGATTATAAATTGTTCAAAATAAAATCAGTCATTTTCTGATACAACTGAGGTCTAGTCTGTCCACCGTAAATTCCGTGGTTTTTATCCGGATAAGCCATGAAGTCAAACTGTTTTTTGTTTTGAATCAAAGCTTCAGAGAATTCCATAGAGTTTTGGAAATGAACATTATCATCAGCTGTTCCATGGATTAGTAAAAATTTGCCTTTCAATAGATTAGCATATTCTGTAGGTGAATTTTTATCATATCCGTCAGCATTTTCCTGGGGAGTTCTCATAAATCTTTCTGTATATACAGAATCGTAATACCTCCAGTTTGTTACCGGTGCCACAGCAATTCCCATCTTGAAAACATCTGCTCCTTTAGTCATTGCCAAGCTGGTCATATAACCTCCGAAGCTCCATCCGAACATTCCGATTCTGCTTTTATCAATATAAGACTGGTTCCCCAACCACTTTGCAGCAGTAATCTGATCTTCAATCTCATATTTCCCTAAATTCATGTAAGTTACTTTCTTGTATTTAGCACCTTTATAACCTGTTCCACGCCCGTCTACGCAAGCAACGATATATCCTTTTTGTACAAGATGGTTAAACCACATTGCATTTCCATTATCCCATGAATTAGAAACCTGCTGAGATCCGGGCCCTGAATACTGGAACATAAATAAA
This genomic window from Chryseobacterium sp. MEBOG06 contains:
- a CDS encoding peptide MFS transporter, giving the protein MKTKHPKGLPFLFFTEMWERFGYYLILGIFVLYVIEPTGMKGGLGLPDKTADDIFGTYIALTYLTPFIGGFLADRVLGYIKSIYLGGFLMAAGYIGMGVFKDLPLFYSSLALIIIGNGFFKPTISTLLGNLYSEEPYKANKDSGYNIFYMGINIGAFICNIIAAFMRNKFGWGEAFITAGVGMLIGMVIFTIGRKHYIHAAQMKPVQEGDTKLSEIMLKVFVPAIIAGALGWFIPNNIFGSDSTDAFIFACIPVIYFYASLYFKAKPEEKSSIGALLSVFLISMFFWAVFKQNGTALTRWANYYTDRSVPAALEKPLEGIYMVEGKGYENKEVPVYDNQFRSQKDDNGETKKEIGKDVYFKNISPEQRAALEKNPENKVYLYNTELFQSINPFWVIALTPVIVGFWALLRRKGKEPLTPTKIVLGLFISGLSCLVMVLAVMAGDNGAVKVSPLWLVASYGVITIGELCLSPMGLSFVSKLSPARITALMMGGFFLANSVGNKLSGILASTWYNYENKTNYFLVNFALLIFATLLGLSMLKRLNKIMREKGH